The region TCGTCGGACGCAGCACCCCACAGGGCCTCGCCGTGGGCGGCCGCCGGCTCGACGACCTCGGGCAGGAACCTGACCCGGTCGATGGGTGCCTGCACCCGACCCACGGACTTGCGCGCCCGCATGCCGCTCGGCCCGCTCGTGGAGCCGGCCGACTGGAGCTGCCAGTGCACCCGGTCGACGAGGTCGCGGGCGGAGAAGTGGCGCGGGTGCAGCCAGGTGCGCGAGGAGCACAGGACACCGTCGGACTCGGCCTGGACCCTGACCCCGGTCGCGACCAGCTGGTGGTGGGCGAGGCGGTCGAGGAAGGCCTCGGCGGTGGTGCGGACGCTGAACGTGATCGCCTCGACCGAGTCGAGCGGTGGCTCGAAGACCACGTCGGCCTCGAGCTCGGGTGGCGGCGTCCGGGCGGCGAACAACGTCGGGTCCTCACCGCGGGCGCGTCGCCGGACGCCTGCGCCGTAGGTCCCGAGCCGGTGCTCGACGGCGTCGCCGGGCAGGTCGGCGAGGTCACCCAGCGTGCGGAGGCCCAGCCGCTGCAGGAGGCTGACCAGGTCGCGGCCCGGGGCGCCGTCGCCCTGCAGCACCTGGACCGGCAGGCCGCGGAGGAAGGCGGCCGAGCCACCGGCCGGGACGACCTCCCACGCCTGCACGCCGGCGGTGCGAGCGGCCTGCTCGGCGGTGAAGAGGTCGTCGGCGATGCCGATCCGCACGTCCCACACGCCGCTCTCCACCAGTGCCTGGCAGGTCGTCGCGGCGGCGTCGGACTCGGTGCCGTACCAGCTCCCGGGGGCGCGCACGGCCAGCAGGCCGGGTCGCAGCGCGGCCACCCCGGGGCGGAGCTCCTCCACGACCGACAGCACGGGCTCGAAGGCGCGGGCGTCGCGGTCGGGGTTGGCCGGGAGCAGCACCAGGTCGGGACACCGGGACTGGGCGTCGCGTCGGCGCTGCCCGCGGCGCACGCCCTCGGCCCGGGCCGGTCCGTTGCAGACCTCGACGATGTTGGCCGACAGGACGGCCGCGGGGGAGCGGGGCGAGCGCTCCGCCTCGTCGAGCGCGGCGACCACCGACCAGTCGGGGCACCACACCACCATCACCCTCATCCTGATGCCTGGCGCAGCTCGCGGACCGGCGCCTCG is a window of Nocardioides oleivorans DNA encoding:
- a CDS encoding Y-family DNA polymerase; protein product: MRVMVVWCPDWSVVAALDEAERSPRSPAAVLSANIVEVCNGPARAEGVRRGQRRRDAQSRCPDLVLLPANPDRDARAFEPVLSVVEELRPGVAALRPGLLAVRAPGSWYGTESDAAATTCQALVESGVWDVRIGIADDLFTAEQAARTAGVQAWEVVPAGGSAAFLRGLPVQVLQGDGAPGRDLVSLLQRLGLRTLGDLADLPGDAVEHRLGTYGAGVRRRARGEDPTLFAARTPPPELEADVVFEPPLDSVEAITFSVRTTAEAFLDRLAHHQLVATGVRVQAESDGVLCSSRTWLHPRHFSARDLVDRVHWQLQSAGSTSGPSGMRARKSVGRVQAPIDRVRFLPEVVEPAAAHGEALWGAASDDLVERGVARVQGMVGFDAVRRPVLQGGRSPAARQELVPWGERAVDLRPVDRPWPGRVPGPAPVRVFASPPVAEVVDDAGRDVRLTDRGIVTGEPRRFRVGAGVLPWQPVTAWAGPWPTDEGWWAGGTGITARFQVVGADGRAWLLVRAPEGWTLEAAYD